One window from the genome of Cyclobacterium amurskyense encodes:
- a CDS encoding sugar porter family MFS transporter encodes MKINSYVLFLSLVAALGGFLFGFDTAVISGAERQIQELWSLSDWSHGLAIAIALYGTVIGALFGGIPADKYGRKKSLIWIGILFFVSALGSAIAPEIYSFMIFRFIGGLGVGASSVVAPMYISEISPAKNRGQLVALYQFNLVFGILMAYLSNYLIDINIAVNSWRWMLGMEAIPALIYTLLVLRVPQSPRWLIAKWGDFEKAEKILKKTDPEGVEEAVRLALEEKKLNKVTVGFMALFNKKYIKITMLAIFIALFNQLSGINAIIYFAPRIFDMAGISAESALLSTVGIGVINIVATMLGLFLIDRIGRKKLMYIGSFGYIVSLLLIAFSFSGAEINSSLLPIFVFMFIASHAVGQGAVIWVFISEIFPNELRAHGQSMGCFTHWILAAIIANVFPLMANQFGPMVIFGFFALMMLLQLVWVFTKMPETKGRSLEEIQKEFVKDNG; translated from the coding sequence ATGAAAATTAATAGTTATGTCCTGTTTCTCTCCCTTGTAGCTGCATTGGGAGGTTTTTTGTTTGGATTTGATACTGCTGTTATTTCCGGCGCTGAAAGGCAGATTCAGGAATTATGGTCTTTAAGTGATTGGAGTCATGGACTCGCAATTGCAATCGCCTTATACGGAACCGTTATAGGAGCCCTATTCGGAGGAATCCCTGCAGACAAATATGGTAGAAAGAAATCATTGATTTGGATAGGTATACTCTTCTTTGTATCCGCTCTAGGATCTGCTATAGCTCCAGAGATTTATTCTTTTATGATTTTCCGTTTTATAGGAGGATTGGGTGTAGGAGCATCTTCAGTAGTTGCCCCGATGTACATCAGTGAAATTTCACCTGCAAAAAACAGAGGTCAGTTAGTAGCTTTGTATCAATTCAATCTGGTTTTTGGCATTCTAATGGCTTATTTATCAAATTACCTTATCGATATAAACATAGCAGTAAACAGCTGGAGATGGATGCTAGGTATGGAGGCTATTCCTGCTTTAATCTATACACTCTTGGTATTGAGAGTACCTCAAAGCCCAAGATGGTTGATTGCTAAATGGGGTGATTTTGAAAAAGCAGAAAAAATCCTTAAAAAGACAGATCCAGAAGGTGTGGAAGAAGCCGTTAGACTTGCCCTGGAAGAGAAAAAGCTTAATAAGGTTACGGTAGGTTTTATGGCCTTGTTCAATAAGAAATACATAAAAATAACAATGCTCGCAATTTTCATCGCATTGTTCAATCAACTTTCAGGAATAAATGCCATCATCTATTTTGCTCCAAGAATTTTTGATATGGCAGGAATCAGTGCTGAAAGTGCCTTACTATCAACTGTGGGGATCGGTGTAATAAATATAGTTGCCACCATGTTAGGGCTATTTCTAATTGATAGGATCGGTAGAAAAAAATTAATGTACATAGGCTCATTCGGATATATTGTATCCTTACTTCTAATTGCCTTTTCATTCTCCGGTGCAGAGATCAATAGTTCTTTATTGCCGATATTTGTCTTCATGTTTATTGCTTCACATGCTGTTGGACAGGGGGCTGTCATTTGGGTTTTCATCTCTGAAATTTTCCCCAATGAACTCCGTGCACATGGACAATCTATGGGCTGTTTCACCCACTGGATTTTGGCTGCCATTATCGCAAATGTTTTCCCTCTAATGGCCAACCAATTTGGTCCAATGGTCATCTTTGGCTTCTTTGCATTAATGATGTTGTTGCAATTGGTATGGGTATTTACTAAAATGCCAGAGACTAAGGGTCGTTCACTTGAAGAAATTCAAAAAGAATTTGTAAAAGACAATGGTTAA
- a CDS encoding carbohydrate kinase family protein, with translation MVKKIICFGEMLWDVFPKESIAGGAPMNVALHLQHLGLDVKMISKVGDDKPGRKLLAFTEKYGLNQELIQVDKEYPTGSVIVDDQDKENIKYEIVKPVAWDHIQWTEDIEKVARNVNAIIFGSLAAREEESKETLFKLLETPVLKILDINLRPPYYTADLLDRLMTKADILKINEDELTLLANFYDLPNQMDAALEKLSELFSFELVCITLGSKGAAIYQEGEIIKHPGYPVKVQDTVGSGDAFLAGFVSKYLAKESPEKILDFACALGALVATFNGGTPQYNDEDIAAIKSSEPSE, from the coding sequence ATGGTTAAAAAAATAATCTGTTTTGGTGAAATGTTGTGGGATGTATTCCCTAAAGAAAGCATTGCTGGTGGTGCACCTATGAATGTTGCCTTACATCTTCAGCATCTTGGTTTAGATGTAAAAATGATTTCTAAGGTTGGAGATGACAAACCTGGCCGTAAATTACTGGCATTTACAGAAAAGTATGGGTTAAACCAGGAGCTTATCCAGGTAGACAAGGAGTATCCCACAGGAAGTGTAATAGTAGACGATCAGGACAAGGAGAACATCAAGTATGAAATTGTAAAACCTGTAGCATGGGATCATATTCAATGGACTGAAGACATTGAGAAAGTAGCAAGGAATGTCAATGCGATAATTTTCGGTTCACTAGCAGCTAGAGAAGAAGAAAGCAAGGAAACGCTTTTCAAACTTCTAGAGACTCCTGTATTAAAAATTCTCGACATCAATCTTCGTCCTCCTTATTATACCGCAGATTTATTGGATCGACTTATGACCAAAGCGGATATATTAAAAATAAATGAGGATGAGCTTACCCTGCTTGCCAATTTCTATGACTTGCCTAACCAGATGGATGCAGCCCTGGAAAAATTAAGTGAGCTGTTTTCTTTTGAATTGGTGTGCATAACCCTGGGAAGTAAAGGAGCGGCTATCTATCAAGAGGGAGAAATCATCAAACATCCTGGCTACCCTGTTAAAGTGCAAGATACTGTGGGTTCCGGAGATGCATTTTTGGCTGGCTTTGTCAGCAAATATCTAGCGAAGGAATCACCCGAAAAAATTCTTGATTTCGCCTGTGCTTTAGGGGCATTGGTGGCCACCTTCAATGGAGGAACACCTCAATATAACGATGAAGACATTGCTGCAATTAAAAGCAGTGAACCCTCCGAATGA